One genomic region from Pempheris klunzingeri isolate RE-2024b chromosome 4, fPemKlu1.hap1, whole genome shotgun sequence encodes:
- the cab39 gene encoding calcium-binding protein 39, producing the protein MPFPFGKSHKSPADIVKNLKDSMTVLEKHDISDKKAEKATEEVSKSLVAMKEILYGTNEKEPQTEAVAQLAQELYNSGLLSTLIADLQLIDFEGKKDVAQIFNNILRRQIGTRTPTVEYLCTQQNILFMLLKGYESPEIALNCGIMLRECIRHEPLAKITLWSEQFYDFFRYVEMSTFDIASDAFATFKDLLTRHKLLSAEFLEQHYDRFFSEYEKLLHSENYVTKRQSLKLLGELLLDRHNFTIMTKYISKPENLKLMMNLLRDKSRNIQFEAFHVFKVFVANPNKTQPILDILLKNQAKLIEFLSKFQNDRTEDEQFNDEKTYLVKQIRDLKRPAPQEA; encoded by the exons ATGCCTTTCCCCTTTGGCAAGTCCCACAAGTCGCCGGCGGACATCGTCAAGAACCTTAAGGACAGCATGACAGTGCTTGAGAAGCATGACATTTCCGACAAAAAGGCTGAGAAG GCCACAGAGGAGGTGTCAAAAAGCCTGGTGGCTATGAAGGAGATCCTTTATGGGACTAATGAGAAGGAGCCCCAGACAGAGGCAGTGGCCCAGCTAGCCCAGGAGCTCTACAACAGTGGCCTCCTCAGCACCCTGATAGCAGACCTGCAGCTCATCGACTTTGAG GGTAAGAAAGATGTGGCTCAGATCTTCAACAACATCCTGAGGCGTCAGATTGGCACTCGGACGCCCACGGTGGAATACCTCTGCACCCAGCAGAATATCCTCTTCATGTTGCTTAAAGG gtACGAGTCTCCAGAGATTGCTCTGAACTGCGGTATCATGCTGAGGGAGTGCATCAGACATGAGCCTCTGGCCAAAATCACGCTGTGGTCGGAGCAGTTTTATGACTTCTTCAGATATGTGGAGATGTCCACATTCGACATTGCCTCAGATGCATTTGCCACTTTCAAA GACCTTCTCACAAGACACAAGCTACTGAGTGCTGAGTTTCTAGAGCAACATTATGACAGG TTCTTTAGTGAATATGAGAAGTTACTCCACTCAGAAAACTACGTGACTAAAAGGCAGTCCCTGAAG TTACTGGGGGAGTTGCTTCTTGACCGGCACAATTTCACCATAATGACAAAATACATCAGCAAGCCAGAGAATCTCAAACTAATGATGAACCTGCTACGGGACAAGAGCCGCAACATCCAGTTTGAGGCTTTCCATGTTTTCAAG GTGTTTGTGGCCAACCCCAACAAGACGCAGCCCATCCTGGACATCCTGCTGAAGAACCAGGCCAAACTCATCGAGTTCCTCAGCAAGTTCCAGAACGACAGGACGGAGGACGAACAGTTCAATGATGAAAAGACTTACCTGGTCAAACAGATCAGGGACCTCAAGAGGCCTGCCCCCCAGGAGGCCTGA
- the itm2ca gene encoding integral membrane protein 2Ca: MVKISFQSVTGQKVEKENDGDKTEILIPHPMDEEELVLPLRPKKSPLNGLCCLTFGLVVFMAGLVLASIYVYRYYFIPHIPEENLFHCRVLYEDSVYAPLRGRQELEENVGIYLADNYEKITVPVPHFGGSDPADIIHDFHRGLTAYHDIALDKCYVIELNTTIVMPPRNLWELLINVKKGTYLPQTYIIHEEMVVTGKVHNMRQLGPFIYRLCNGKDTYRLNRRVTHRRINKREAKDCHHIRHFENTFVVETVICDEA, encoded by the exons atggTGAAGATCAGCTTCCAGTCTGTCACGGGACAGAAAGTGGAGAAGGAGAATGATGGCGACAAGACCGAGATTCTCATTCCCCATCCGATG gatgaggaggagctggtCCTGCCACTGCGCCCCAAAAAGTCTCCCCTCAACGGCCTGTGCTGCCTGACCTTTGGCCTGGTAGTCTTCATGGCCGGTCTGGTCCTTGCCTCCATTTATGTCTACCGCTACTACTTCATACCTCAT atcCCAGAGGAGAACCTGTTCCATTGCAGGGTGCTGTATGAGGACTCTGTGTATGCGCCGCTGCGGGGGCGTCAGGAGCTTGAGGAAAATGTTGGCATCTACTTGGCCGACAACTATGAGAAGATCACTGTGCCCGTGCCTCACTTTGGAGGCAGCGATCCTGCTGATATAATCCACGACTTCCACAga GGACTGACCGCCTACCATGACATTGCTCTGGACAAGTGCTACGTTATTGAGCTCAACACCACCATCGTGATGCCTCCACGCAACCTTTGGGAGCTTCTTATCAACGTCAAG AAGGGAACATACTTGCCTCAGACCTACATCATCCATGAAGAGATGGTGGTGACCGGCAAAGTGCACAACATGCGCCAGCTGGGACCCTTCATCTACCGCCTGTGCAACGGGAAGGACACGTACCGCCTGAACCGCAGAGTCACCCACAGAC GCATCAACAAGCGCGAGGCGAAGGACTGCCACCACATCCGTCACTTTGAGAACACGTTTGTGGTGGAGACGGTTATCTGCGATGAAGCGTGA
- the her8.2 gene encoding hairy-related 8.2: protein MTASSVAHDVGKHPSAKEERKLRKPLIERKRRERINNCLDQLKETVIGAFRLDQSKLEKADILEMTVKHLQNIQTNKLNDPTLGLEAQQKYSTGYIQCMHEVHNMLLNCDWMDKTLGSRLLNHLLKSLPRSTDECRPQPTPRHDIPPPASQGQGLPGTPLRGAPLHREGPTCHGAGHQQRPALHSSHLGMLEMWRPW, encoded by the exons ATGACTGCTTCATCTGTGGCGCACGACGTGGGGAAACATCCCAGTGccaaggaggagagaaag CTGAGGAAGCCGCTCATCGAGAGGAAACGTCGGGAGAGGATTAACAACTGTTTGGACCAGCTGAAGGAGACCGTGATCGGAGCGTTCAGACTCGAT CAATCCAAACTAGAGAAAGCCGATATTCTAGAGATGACAGTGAAACATCTGCAGAACATCCAGACGAATAAGCTCAACG ACCCCACATTAGGCCTGGAGGCCCAGCAGAAATACAGCACAGGCTACATCCAGTGTATGCACGAGGTCCACAACATGCTCCTCAACTGTGACTGGATGGACAAAACTCTGGGATCCCGCCTGCTCAACCACCTCCTCAAGTCCCTGCCCAGGTCCACGGACGAGTGCCGCCCCCAGCCCACACCCAGACACGATATCCCTCCTCCGGCAAGCCAAGGCCAGGGGCTCCCCGGCACACCCCTCAGAGGAGCCCCCCTCCACAGAGAAGGGCCCACCTGCCACGGGGCTGGACACCAACAGAGACCAGCACTCCACAGCTCCCACCTGGGGATGCTGGAGATGTGGAGGCCCTGGTGA
- the her13 gene encoding hairy-related 13, with amino-acid sequence MAPSARPSSTGLDLEEDESYYGIQKSDRKTRKPLVEKKRRARINESLQELRTLLADTDLHSKMENAEVLEMTVKKVEDILKNRSQETDTLNREASERFAAGYIQCMHEVHMFVSSCPGIDATVAAELLNHLLECMPLNEDHLQDVLMDLITDTSGSNGSTWHGGGEALCASLASPGGRSLSSGSSSALSPAPSATSSEDLCSDLDETDSEHNQSSTEGSENREALSMPTVTYPRSMWRPW; translated from the exons ATGGCTCCCTCGGCTCGGCCCAGCAGCACCGGACTTGATTTGGAAGAGGATGAGTCCTACTACGGCATCCAGAAATCGGACAGAAAG ACAAGGAAACCTCTGGTGGAGAAGAAGAGACGCGCCCGCATCAACGAGAGTCTGCAGGAGCTGAGGACTCTGCTGGCGGACACGGAC CTTCACTCCAAGATGGAGAACGCGGAGGTGCTGGAGATGACGGTGAAGAAGGTGGAGGACATCCTGAAGAACCGCAGCCAAG aaacagacacactcaACCGAGAAGCCAGTGAGAGGTTTGCGGCTGGCTACATCCAGTGCATGCACGAGGTCCACATGTTCGTGTCCAGCTGTCCTGGGATCGACGCGACGGTGGCCGCAGAGCTCCTCAACCATCTGCTGGAGTGTATGCCCCTGAACGAGGACCACCTCCAGGACGTGCTCATGGATCTAATCACTGACACTTCTGGGAGTAACGGCAGCACTTGGCACGGAGGCGGCGAGGCGCTCTGCGCGAGTCTGGCTTCGCCTGGAGGAAGGAGCCTGTCCAGCGGCTCGTCCTCGGCCCTCTCCCCAGCCCCCTCCGCCACATCCAGCGAGGACCTTTGCTCCGACCTGGACGAGACCGACAGCGAGCACAACCAGAGCTCCACAGAGGGCTCGGAGAACAGGGAGGCCCTCAGCATGCCCACCGTGACCTACCCTCGGTCTATGTGGAGACCCTGGTAG